Proteins co-encoded in one Xanthomonas campestris pv. badrii genomic window:
- the xopAH gene encoding XopAH/AvrB family type III secretion system effector, giving the protein MKINQAPSHSGIAPGDTPQSPARADAPAAPTSAGAAGPLGGLKRKVKKALPRMLCSGAKEATNGSQAASHQAPTMQPAHAALAGIEMALSRPGETVTVDLQRQRPSQALTQDQRISSDVQVRLRYAEEQGARRLDIESSLFHEPGAQSVTTHGSKPLLKAAASAALAPGLQGLDHMFTAVSPPIRHALPGPVAQSKLSPTQIALTGVARWPDPRFNQESTPENQQYGRRFHSTAREGGARIASGQIQSFRQLWDFVGAARHSWATQQTAQTGGPGKPKQGNAQPFAAGYPRQTNVSTPLTKHYAYLGPRVRQLPLVRQANGLAADAGQTMPDGFMAHDVFEMVGELNGEKVPLTQLRLAVNPDDFQHPLAEHGRTGHPEPFAIAFPFSIHHTSFELVQPIMNHVENLFGDLVARAHAPAELMPALGNLHWWMAHAMPDMRGSAAKTELAIRALANAHGVELPPFARGNVPDLEAFLTDRESFSAHYADLFERSDQQTAASTRD; this is encoded by the coding sequence ATGAAGATCAATCAAGCGCCATCGCATAGCGGCATTGCCCCGGGCGATACACCGCAGTCACCGGCACGCGCAGATGCGCCGGCTGCGCCGACGAGCGCCGGCGCAGCCGGTCCCCTGGGCGGCCTCAAGCGAAAGGTGAAAAAAGCGCTTCCCCGCATGCTGTGTTCCGGCGCGAAAGAAGCCACGAACGGTTCCCAGGCTGCCAGTCATCAGGCACCGACGATGCAGCCGGCACATGCGGCCCTGGCAGGTATCGAGATGGCACTGTCCAGACCGGGCGAAACAGTGACAGTGGACCTGCAGCGCCAGCGTCCCTCGCAGGCGCTGACCCAAGATCAACGGATCAGTTCGGATGTGCAGGTGCGTCTGCGTTACGCCGAAGAGCAAGGCGCACGCAGGCTGGACATCGAGAGCAGTCTCTTCCATGAGCCGGGAGCTCAATCGGTCACCACGCACGGATCCAAACCGTTGCTGAAGGCGGCGGCATCGGCGGCGCTGGCGCCTGGCCTGCAGGGGCTGGACCACATGTTCACCGCCGTATCGCCACCCATCCGTCACGCACTGCCAGGACCTGTCGCGCAGAGCAAACTCTCGCCCACACAGATTGCGTTGACAGGCGTGGCACGCTGGCCAGACCCGCGCTTCAACCAGGAGTCGACACCAGAGAATCAACAGTATGGTCGCCGCTTTCATTCCACCGCCCGGGAAGGCGGCGCACGCATCGCAAGCGGGCAGATCCAGAGCTTCCGGCAACTGTGGGATTTCGTCGGCGCAGCGCGTCATAGCTGGGCCACCCAGCAAACGGCGCAGACAGGCGGTCCTGGCAAGCCAAAACAAGGCAATGCTCAGCCATTTGCGGCGGGTTACCCACGGCAGACGAACGTCAGCACACCCCTCACAAAGCACTATGCGTATCTGGGGCCACGAGTGCGCCAGCTTCCGTTGGTTCGGCAAGCCAATGGTCTTGCTGCGGACGCTGGGCAGACCATGCCCGACGGGTTCATGGCGCATGACGTCTTCGAAATGGTGGGCGAATTGAATGGGGAGAAGGTTCCGCTCACCCAGCTACGGCTGGCAGTGAATCCGGACGACTTTCAGCATCCGCTCGCCGAACACGGGCGGACAGGACACCCGGAACCCTTTGCCATCGCTTTCCCATTCTCCATCCATCACACCTCTTTCGAACTGGTGCAGCCGATCATGAACCATGTCGAAAACCTGTTTGGCGACCTGGTTGCGCGAGCCCACGCTCCCGCCGAGCTGATGCCGGCGCTTGGCAACCTGCATTGGTGGATGGCTCATGCGATGCCCGACATGCGAGGAAGCGCCGCAAAGACCGAATTGGCCATCCGTGCGTTGGCAAACGCGCATGGGGTCGAGCTGCCCCCATTCGCGCGTGGAAATGTGCCGGACCTGGAAGCCTTCCTCACCGATCGAGAAAGCTTCAGCGCGCACTACGCAGATCTGTTCGAACGGTCGGATCAGCAAACCGCTGCATCCACGCGCGACTGA
- a CDS encoding TerC family protein, producing the protein MQTIGNVWLWGGFGVVVIAALLIDLVLMRHGGAHKVTFKEAAWWSIGWVLLALAFNAGLWWYLQGSVGNVQADQIGLQFLTGYLVEKSLAVDNIFVFLMVMTYFGVPEEQRQRVLIIGVLGAIVLRAIMIFAGSMLLAKFHWLLYVFGAFLLLTGIKMWFSAGKEPDLEANPVLRWMRGHLRLSPQYHGNLLSVIKDGKRWFTPLFVVLILIAVIDVIFAVDSIPAIFAITTDPFIVLTSNVFAVLGLRAMFFLLAGMADRFHLLPYGLAVILVFIGIKMMIIDLYKIPVLVSLGVVVAILVATIVLSLLRPPKPAGH; encoded by the coding sequence ATGCAAACCATCGGCAATGTCTGGTTATGGGGCGGTTTCGGGGTCGTGGTGATCGCCGCGCTGCTGATCGATCTGGTGCTGATGCGCCACGGCGGCGCCCACAAGGTCACCTTCAAGGAAGCCGCCTGGTGGAGCATCGGCTGGGTACTGCTGGCGCTGGCCTTCAACGCCGGACTGTGGTGGTACCTGCAGGGCAGCGTGGGCAATGTGCAGGCCGACCAGATCGGGCTGCAGTTCCTCACCGGCTACCTGGTCGAAAAATCGCTGGCGGTCGACAACATCTTCGTGTTCCTGATGGTGATGACCTACTTCGGCGTGCCCGAGGAACAGCGCCAGCGCGTGCTGATCATCGGCGTGCTGGGCGCGATCGTGCTGCGCGCGATCATGATCTTCGCCGGCTCGATGCTGCTGGCCAAGTTCCATTGGCTGCTGTACGTGTTCGGCGCGTTCCTGCTGCTGACCGGCATCAAGATGTGGTTCTCCGCCGGCAAGGAGCCGGACCTGGAGGCCAACCCGGTGCTGCGCTGGATGCGCGGGCACCTGCGCCTGAGCCCGCAGTACCACGGCAACCTGCTCAGCGTGATCAAGGACGGCAAACGCTGGTTCACGCCGCTGTTCGTGGTGCTGATCCTGATCGCGGTGATCGACGTGATCTTTGCGGTGGACAGCATCCCGGCGATCTTCGCGATCACCACCGACCCGTTCATCGTGCTCACCTCCAACGTGTTCGCGGTGCTGGGCCTGCGCGCGATGTTCTTCCTGCTGGCCGGCATGGCCGACCGCTTCCACCTGCTGCCGTACGGCCTGGCGGTGATCCTGGTGTTCATCGGCATCAAGATGATGATCATCGATCTGTACAAGATCCCGGTGCTGGTGTCGCTGGGCGTGGTGGTGGCGATCCTGGTGGCCACCATCGTGCTGAGCCTGCTGCGCCCGCCCAAGCCGGCCGGGCACTGA
- a CDS encoding XVIPCD domain-containing protein, translating to MSDYAASISMVEKAESLDQISQIARSFSAKSSSQGGILYSRRVGDVSSEVMAVELSGKTGLPIINDTPRAKFLMEARTVIEEKATDIFRAQGLPAKMARESAASFLFGDPQAPSQNPTSLSKCLWGEASNEFASSLRGDIKVVASAANLERVFGQVEVPAVLNNPNVTSLGGQPIPKLQALYAQGGAGAVLPEVQTHFIQAAPKGIFVTPESIGTEIKNVTFSREFAESLELKQTPFKPSAELTASGMVRAPTGLDVPAATIGETALSAEAAASRRLASGTVRGLGVAGAAAAVYDLGATARNTARLDAQGNSTAADAEVTRYATRTVGAVGGAVLGTSMGAALGVESGPGVLVTGAIGGVVGAVGGDKLADAINDHRISHQQDAQGNTWRLENHPSGTRWARDVGTGEVDPAAIAFGEAGVPLQKTRTDVATPDVSDLLTFKASGTSIELALGSPPQNKDPYTQPANAHDTRSLRDAPWIHNPDTQQWTRQVTDGLVDRSMRTHTETASPQRAAQLDEASQHVLKQNALQTPAAMAAHYKNTYEQHGWARHGYMPAAVHDALKHPGRIVGSDGDLYERGNDGQWTHDGMLWDSHAKGNLKQELDGTYAAQTLGTQRTAAQPGPPAAAVPITTLDTIHVTAPRMQGQDSTDASSKKAQDGIETRGDSAGRPQAVGPHDPQHPDHAMLKQIREGVAKIDESLGKPYDAMSERVSRCLLAACKDNREADPHATGDTLSSGALNRVDHVVLGDNGKLFAVEGRLDDPAHRRVHIDTARAIHTPLEQSDQQLLAANQAIAQERAQAQQQALARGLDDLHQGGPAR from the coding sequence ATGAGCGACTACGCCGCCTCAATCTCTATGGTAGAGAAAGCAGAATCTCTGGACCAAATATCGCAAATCGCGAGGTCGTTTTCTGCAAAATCTAGTAGTCAGGGTGGAATTCTATATAGCCGTCGAGTTGGGGATGTGTCGTCTGAAGTCATGGCAGTTGAACTCTCCGGTAAGACGGGACTTCCCATCATCAACGACACCCCGCGCGCCAAGTTTCTTATGGAAGCTCGGACCGTTATCGAGGAGAAGGCGACCGATATTTTCAGGGCACAAGGATTGCCGGCGAAGATGGCTAGGGAGTCCGCCGCGTCGTTCCTGTTCGGCGACCCGCAGGCTCCAAGCCAGAATCCCACATCCTTGTCGAAATGCCTCTGGGGCGAAGCCTCCAACGAATTCGCAAGCTCGCTACGCGGCGATATCAAAGTGGTGGCTTCTGCTGCCAACCTCGAACGCGTCTTCGGCCAGGTCGAAGTACCTGCTGTGCTGAACAACCCAAACGTCACTTCGCTGGGTGGACAACCGATTCCGAAGTTGCAGGCGCTGTATGCACAGGGTGGCGCGGGCGCTGTGCTGCCGGAAGTGCAGACACACTTCATCCAGGCTGCACCAAAAGGCATCTTTGTGACGCCCGAGAGCATCGGTACAGAGATCAAGAATGTTACGTTCTCTCGGGAATTCGCAGAAAGCCTTGAGTTGAAGCAAACACCCTTCAAACCCTCCGCAGAACTCACTGCCTCGGGCATGGTCCGCGCGCCAACGGGGCTCGATGTGCCAGCCGCAACTATCGGGGAAACGGCGCTCAGCGCTGAGGCAGCGGCATCACGCAGGCTCGCGTCAGGCACGGTCCGTGGGCTGGGTGTCGCGGGCGCGGCGGCGGCGGTCTACGACCTGGGCGCGACGGCAAGAAATACCGCGCGGTTGGATGCGCAGGGCAACAGCACCGCTGCCGATGCAGAGGTCACGCGCTACGCCACGCGCACTGTGGGCGCTGTGGGCGGAGCTGTGCTCGGCACAAGCATGGGCGCGGCCCTGGGCGTGGAGTCTGGACCGGGCGTGTTGGTCACCGGGGCGATTGGCGGCGTTGTGGGTGCCGTGGGCGGCGACAAGCTCGCCGATGCCATCAACGACCACCGGATTTCGCATCAGCAAGACGCGCAAGGCAATACATGGCGCCTCGAAAATCATCCGTCCGGGACGCGGTGGGCGCGAGACGTCGGCACCGGCGAAGTCGATCCAGCTGCCATCGCCTTCGGCGAGGCTGGTGTGCCGCTGCAAAAGACGCGAACAGACGTTGCGACGCCCGACGTGTCGGACCTGTTGACGTTCAAGGCATCAGGTACGTCCATCGAATTGGCGTTGGGCTCGCCGCCACAAAACAAGGACCCCTATACCCAGCCCGCCAACGCGCACGACACCCGAAGCCTGCGCGACGCGCCCTGGATACACAACCCGGACACTCAGCAGTGGACGCGCCAGGTGACCGATGGGCTAGTCGATCGCAGCATGCGCACGCACACCGAAACGGCGAGTCCCCAACGTGCGGCGCAACTCGATGAGGCTTCGCAGCACGTCCTCAAGCAGAACGCGCTGCAGACACCTGCAGCGATGGCTGCGCACTACAAAAACACCTACGAGCAGCATGGCTGGGCGCGTCACGGCTACATGCCTGCCGCAGTCCATGACGCGCTGAAGCACCCCGGCCGCATCGTTGGCTCAGACGGCGACCTCTACGAACGTGGCAACGATGGTCAATGGACGCATGACGGCATGCTCTGGGACAGCCACGCCAAGGGAAATTTGAAGCAGGAGCTCGATGGAACCTATGCGGCCCAGACCTTGGGGACACAGCGAACGGCTGCACAGCCTGGGCCCCCGGCTGCTGCCGTACCGATCACGACGCTGGACACCATCCATGTCACTGCGCCCCGGATGCAAGGCCAAGACAGCACGGATGCCTCTTCGAAAAAAGCACAGGACGGCATAGAGACACGCGGCGATAGTGCAGGCCGGCCGCAAGCGGTGGGCCCGCATGATCCGCAACATCCCGATCACGCCATGTTGAAGCAGATCCGCGAAGGTGTGGCCAAGATCGATGAGAGCCTGGGCAAACCCTACGATGCCATGAGCGAGCGCGTCAGCCGCTGCCTGCTGGCGGCGTGCAAGGACAATCGTGAGGCAGATCCGCACGCAACAGGTGACACATTGAGCAGCGGTGCGCTGAACCGCGTGGATCATGTCGTGCTGGGCGATAACGGTAAACTATTTGCGGTGGAAGGGCGGCTGGACGACCCTGCGCACAGGAGGGTGCACATAGACACCGCTCGAGCGATCCATACGCCGCTCGAACAGTCCGACCAACAGCTCCTGGCCGCCAATCAGGCCATTGCCCAGGAAAGAGCGCAGGCGCAGCAGCAGGCATTGGCACGCGGACTAGATGATCTGCATCAGGGCGGGCCGGCAAGATAG
- a CDS encoding dipeptidase, producing the protein MHLRSLCLSVALLLAAAPPAHALEFSKAELARATALQKRLVTLDSHLDTPANLERADFDVLQAHAGNRLAQVDYPRMVEGALDGGFWAVYTGQGNRSAAAHLDDRDAGLQRLLKIHTLVAAQPQRFALATTPADAARIKAAGKRVVYISMENASPLVADPSLLRFYYAQGLRLMSTVHFLNNEFADSATDPKGAEWNGLSPAGKRLVQQAQALGIVIDQSHASDAVFDQLIALSPVPIVLSHSGARAVYNHPRNIDDARLKVLAAHGGVIQVNSYGDYLVDSGASPERKAAEKALTDQYGGWEHVKIADGTKLSAALKDLDARYPIKRATEEDFFAHLEHILAVVGPEHVGIGMDWDGGGGVVGLEDVSDLPRITAWLLRKGYSEQQIAGIWGGNLLRVMGQAQDYAARNRTSGLGDGAKR; encoded by the coding sequence ATGCACCTGCGCTCGCTTTGCCTGTCTGTCGCGTTGTTGCTGGCCGCTGCGCCGCCTGCCCATGCGCTTGAGTTTTCCAAGGCCGAACTGGCGCGCGCGACTGCCCTGCAGAAACGCCTGGTCACGCTGGATTCGCATCTGGACACGCCGGCCAATCTGGAGCGCGCCGACTTCGACGTCTTGCAGGCGCATGCCGGCAACCGCTTGGCGCAGGTGGATTACCCGCGGATGGTGGAAGGCGCGCTGGATGGCGGGTTCTGGGCGGTCTACACCGGGCAGGGCAATCGCAGTGCAGCCGCGCACCTGGACGATCGCGATGCCGGCCTGCAGCGTCTGCTGAAGATCCACACATTGGTGGCCGCGCAACCGCAGCGTTTTGCGTTGGCCACCACGCCGGCCGATGCCGCGCGCATCAAGGCCGCCGGCAAGCGCGTGGTGTACATCAGCATGGAAAACGCCAGCCCGCTGGTGGCCGATCCCAGCTTGCTGCGTTTCTATTACGCGCAGGGGCTGCGCTTGATGAGCACCGTGCACTTTCTCAACAACGAGTTCGCCGATTCGGCCACCGACCCCAAGGGCGCCGAATGGAACGGCCTGAGCCCGGCCGGCAAACGGCTGGTGCAACAGGCGCAGGCGTTGGGCATCGTGATCGATCAATCGCATGCCTCCGATGCGGTGTTCGACCAGTTGATTGCGCTGTCGCCGGTGCCGATCGTGCTCTCGCACAGCGGCGCGCGTGCGGTCTACAACCACCCGCGCAACATCGACGATGCACGCCTGAAGGTACTGGCCGCGCATGGCGGGGTGATCCAGGTCAATTCCTACGGCGACTATCTGGTGGACAGCGGCGCCAGCCCCGAGCGCAAGGCGGCCGAGAAGGCGCTCACCGACCAGTACGGCGGCTGGGAGCACGTCAAGATCGCCGACGGCACCAAGCTCAGTGCCGCGCTGAAGGACCTGGATGCGCGCTACCCGATCAAGCGCGCCACCGAAGAAGACTTCTTCGCGCATCTTGAGCACATCTTGGCCGTGGTCGGACCCGAGCACGTGGGCATCGGCATGGATTGGGACGGCGGTGGCGGCGTGGTGGGCCTGGAAGACGTCTCCGACCTGCCGCGTATCACCGCATGGCTGTTGCGCAAGGGCTACAGCGAACAGCAGATCGCCGGCATCTGGGGCGGCAACCTGTTGCGGGTGATGGGCCAGGCGCAGGACTATGCCGCGCGCAATCGCACGTCCGGCTTGGGCGATGGGGCCAAGCGCTGA
- a CDS encoding sensor domain-containing diguanylate cyclase yields the protein MNPRDAVPSIPPGEAERLARLALLQVLDTESEPFFDALAAAAQAIAGTPIALVSLVDEHRQWWKANIGLPGVSETPRELAFCAHAIQGDAVMEVPDAPADPRFHDNALVTDAPGIRYYAGAPIVLPDGLRMGTVCVIDQRPRQLQPAQLQALQQLARVAAQGLEQRRMMLERAETNARLQQRLRESEAFLERTGRVAGVGGWEVDVGTGTLTWSDETCRMHDLPPGYRPTLAEAIAFYPLEARAVITEAVDTCVNQGIPWDLELPLISSTGRHLWVHSTGAVEHVDGRMRLIGAIQDVTDRHRAVDALAASERKFRKMFQYSLGLICTHDMDGRLVSVNPAAARSLGRSVEEMEGCSLLELIRPERHDSVRGYLSRMVLDGQDSGVIELVARDGSLRHWKYHNVLDVEADAAMVLAHAQDITNQYQQEKQLLEWSFTDPLTNCFNRRFLDDLDKRDASVRWGCVVVDLDKFKLVNDTYGHQRGDEVLVQMAWFLNHPLRRQDHLVRLGGDEFLVLLHAASEAQLEALVRSYLAASDEAPILFTLGTALRQPGEALSAVVDRADHSLYATRRARRGTGVNDQR from the coding sequence TTGAATCCGCGCGACGCCGTACCGTCCATCCCGCCTGGCGAAGCCGAGCGCCTGGCCCGCCTGGCGTTGTTGCAGGTGCTCGATACCGAGTCCGAACCGTTTTTCGACGCGCTGGCCGCCGCCGCGCAGGCCATCGCCGGCACGCCCATCGCGCTGGTGTCCCTGGTGGACGAACATCGGCAATGGTGGAAGGCCAATATCGGCTTGCCGGGCGTGTCCGAAACCCCGCGCGAACTGGCCTTCTGCGCCCATGCCATCCAGGGCGATGCGGTGATGGAAGTACCCGACGCACCGGCCGACCCGCGTTTCCATGACAACGCGCTGGTCACCGACGCGCCCGGCATCCGTTACTACGCCGGCGCACCGATCGTGCTGCCGGACGGCCTGCGCATGGGCACGGTGTGCGTGATCGACCAGCGCCCACGCCAGCTGCAACCGGCCCAGCTGCAGGCCCTGCAGCAACTGGCCAGGGTGGCCGCCCAAGGGCTGGAACAGCGCCGGATGATGCTAGAGCGCGCCGAGACCAATGCCCGGCTCCAGCAACGGCTGCGCGAGAGCGAGGCCTTCCTGGAGCGCACCGGGCGGGTGGCCGGCGTGGGCGGCTGGGAGGTGGATGTGGGCACCGGCACGCTGACCTGGTCGGACGAGACCTGCCGGATGCACGACCTGCCGCCGGGCTACCGGCCCACCCTCGCCGAAGCCATTGCCTTCTATCCACTGGAAGCGCGCGCGGTGATCACCGAGGCGGTGGACACCTGCGTCAATCAGGGCATTCCCTGGGACCTGGAGCTGCCGCTGATCAGCAGCACCGGCCGCCACCTGTGGGTGCACAGTACCGGCGCGGTGGAACATGTGGACGGCCGCATGCGCCTGATCGGTGCGATCCAGGACGTCACCGACCGCCACCGTGCGGTGGATGCGCTGGCCGCCAGCGAACGCAAGTTCCGCAAGATGTTCCAGTACAGCCTGGGCCTGATCTGCACCCACGACATGGATGGCCGGCTGGTCAGCGTGAACCCGGCGGCGGCACGTTCGCTGGGCCGCAGCGTGGAGGAGATGGAGGGCTGCTCGCTGTTGGAGCTGATCCGCCCGGAGCGGCATGACAGCGTGCGCGGCTATCTCTCGCGCATGGTGCTCGATGGCCAGGATTCGGGGGTGATCGAGCTGGTGGCCCGCGATGGCAGCCTGCGCCACTGGAAATACCACAACGTGCTCGACGTGGAGGCCGATGCCGCCATGGTGCTGGCGCACGCCCAGGACATCACCAACCAGTATCAGCAGGAAAAACAGCTGCTGGAATGGTCGTTCACCGACCCGCTGACCAATTGCTTCAACCGTCGCTTCCTGGACGACCTGGACAAACGCGACGCCAGCGTGCGCTGGGGCTGCGTGGTGGTGGATCTGGACAAGTTCAAACTGGTCAACGACACCTATGGCCACCAGCGCGGCGATGAGGTGCTGGTACAGATGGCCTGGTTCCTCAATCACCCGCTGCGTCGCCAGGACCACCTGGTGCGGCTGGGCGGCGATGAATTCCTGGTGCTGCTGCACGCGGCCAGCGAGGCGCAGCTGGAAGCGCTGGTGCGCAGCTACCTCGCGGCCAGCGACGAGGCGCCGATCCTGTTCACCCTGGGCACGGCCTTGCGCCAGCCGGGCGAGGCACTGAGCGCGGTGGTCGACCGGGCCGACCATTCGCTCTACGCAACCCGGCGCGCGCGGCGCGGCACAGGCGTCAACGACCAGCGCTAG
- a CDS encoding class I SAM-dependent rRNA methyltransferase, with translation MNTPVPVVRLKNAWRSSHPWIFQKLVEKPAAKPKPGTIVDVVGVDGEWIGRGFYNGHSRIAVRILETDQAVPVDAGWFSRKIAAAVSLRRDWLKLDGVSDAWRVVHSEGDGLSGLVVDRYGDLVVVEFFAAGMFRHREWIYAALREQFPGCRFHSFADEHVQKQESFDFHGNTTTEAAVITEHGIRFRADPAGAHKTGFFADQRDNRQWLSEQVHGKTVLDLCCNTGGFAVYAAARGAAEVLGVDIDEDVIAIAKGNAKLNNVRPKFVQADIFPWLRDAANRGEQFDVVILDPAKMTRDRDQVIPALKKYLDMNKLALGVVKPGGLFATFSCTGLVAEQEFLDMLRRASYFSGRTIQILKVAGAGPDHPFMAHVQESRYLKAVFCRVVD, from the coding sequence ATGAATACTCCTGTCCCCGTCGTCCGACTCAAGAATGCGTGGCGCTCCAGCCACCCGTGGATCTTCCAGAAGCTGGTGGAAAAGCCTGCCGCCAAGCCCAAACCCGGCACCATCGTCGATGTGGTCGGCGTGGACGGGGAGTGGATCGGGCGGGGCTTCTACAACGGCCATTCGCGCATCGCCGTGCGCATCCTGGAGACCGACCAGGCGGTGCCGGTGGATGCGGGCTGGTTCTCGCGCAAGATCGCCGCGGCGGTGAGCCTGCGCCGCGACTGGCTCAAGCTCGATGGCGTGTCCGATGCCTGGCGCGTGGTGCATAGCGAAGGCGATGGCCTGTCCGGCCTGGTGGTGGACCGCTACGGCGACCTGGTGGTGGTGGAGTTCTTCGCCGCCGGCATGTTCCGCCACCGCGAATGGATCTACGCCGCGCTACGCGAGCAGTTCCCGGGCTGCCGCTTCCACAGCTTTGCCGACGAACACGTGCAAAAGCAGGAAAGCTTCGACTTCCACGGCAACACCACCACGGAAGCTGCGGTGATCACCGAGCACGGCATCAGGTTCCGCGCCGACCCGGCCGGCGCGCACAAGACCGGCTTCTTCGCCGACCAGCGCGACAACCGCCAGTGGCTGAGCGAGCAGGTCCACGGCAAGACCGTGCTGGACCTGTGCTGCAACACCGGCGGGTTTGCGGTGTACGCGGCCGCGCGCGGGGCGGCCGAGGTGCTGGGCGTGGATATCGACGAAGACGTGATTGCCATTGCCAAGGGCAACGCCAAGCTCAACAACGTGCGGCCCAAGTTCGTGCAGGCCGACATCTTTCCGTGGCTGCGCGATGCGGCCAATCGCGGCGAGCAGTTCGATGTGGTGATCCTGGACCCGGCCAAGATGACCCGCGACCGCGACCAGGTGATCCCCGCGCTCAAGAAGTACCTGGACATGAATAAATTGGCGCTGGGCGTGGTCAAGCCCGGCGGCCTGTTTGCCACTTTCTCGTGCACCGGTCTGGTGGCCGAGCAGGAGTTCCTGGACATGCTGCGGCGCGCCTCGTATTTCTCCGGCCGCACCATCCAGATCCTGAAAGTGGCCGGTGCTGGCCCGGACCACCCGTTCATGGCGCACGTGCAGGAATCGCGCTATTTGAAGGCGGTGTTCTGCCGGGTGGTCGACTGA
- a CDS encoding glycerate kinase: protein MKIVIAPDSYKESLSALEVATQIEAGFREIFPDWQYHKVPVADGGEGTVDALVTATGGRVVERTVSGPLGTPVPAFYGLTGDGRTAVIEMAAASGLALVPAAARDPLRTSSAGVGELIVAALDAGARRFIIGIGGSATNDGGAGMAQALGARLLDAHGVPLAAGGAALAALARIETDGLDPRLQDCHIDVACDVDNPLIGPTGASAVFGPQKGATAEMVRQLDANLQHYADLLERDLGLRLHDLPGGGAAGGLGAGLVAFLGAQLRPGMEIVAQALGLEALIAQADLVITGEGRLDSQSLHGKAPVGVAQLAQRHATPVIAIAGCLGTGAGLLHGQGIDAMFAVVHRACTQEQALAEAAGNVRIAARNVASALQVGRALAAPANVR, encoded by the coding sequence ATGAAGATCGTCATCGCCCCCGATTCCTACAAGGAAAGCCTGTCTGCGCTGGAGGTGGCCACGCAGATCGAGGCGGGCTTTCGCGAAATCTTCCCCGACTGGCAGTACCACAAGGTACCGGTTGCCGATGGCGGCGAAGGCACCGTCGACGCGCTGGTGACGGCCACCGGCGGGCGGGTGGTGGAGCGTACCGTCAGCGGCCCGCTGGGCACGCCGGTACCGGCGTTCTACGGTTTGACCGGCGATGGCCGCACCGCGGTGATCGAGATGGCCGCCGCCAGCGGCCTGGCCCTGGTGCCGGCGGCCGCGCGCGACCCGCTGCGCACCAGCAGCGCCGGCGTAGGCGAGCTGATCGTGGCCGCGCTGGATGCCGGTGCGCGGCGTTTCATCATCGGCATCGGCGGCAGCGCCACCAACGACGGCGGCGCCGGCATGGCGCAGGCGCTGGGCGCGCGCTTGCTGGATGCGCATGGCGTGCCGCTTGCCGCAGGCGGCGCGGCGCTGGCGGCACTGGCGCGGATCGAGACCGACGGCCTGGACCCGCGCCTGCAGGACTGCCACATCGACGTGGCCTGCGACGTGGACAACCCGCTGATCGGCCCCACCGGCGCCTCGGCGGTGTTCGGGCCGCAGAAGGGCGCCACCGCGGAGATGGTGCGCCAGCTCGATGCCAACCTGCAGCACTACGCCGACCTGCTCGAGCGCGACCTCGGCCTGCGCCTGCATGACCTGCCCGGCGGCGGCGCGGCCGGTGGGCTGGGCGCGGGGCTGGTGGCCTTCCTGGGCGCGCAGCTGCGGCCCGGGATGGAGATCGTGGCGCAGGCGCTGGGCCTGGAGGCGCTCATCGCCCAGGCCGATCTGGTGATCACCGGCGAAGGCCGGCTGGACAGCCAGAGCCTGCACGGCAAGGCCCCGGTGGGCGTGGCGCAGCTGGCGCAGCGGCATGCCACACCGGTGATCGCCATCGCCGGCTGCCTGGGCACTGGCGCCGGGCTGCTGCATGGCCAGGGCATCGATGCGATGTTCGCGGTGGTGCACCGCGCCTGCACGCAGGAGCAGGCGTTGGCCGAGGCGGCCGGCAATGTACGCATCGCCGCGCGCAACGTGGCGTCCGCGCTGCAGGTGGGCCGCGCGCTGGCGGCGCCGGCCAACGTGCGCTAG